In Equus quagga isolate Etosha38 chromosome 14, UCLA_HA_Equagga_1.0, whole genome shotgun sequence, one DNA window encodes the following:
- the FEM1A gene encoding protein fem-1 homolog A, with the protein MDLRSAVYKAAGAGKLQLLQKLLSGRSREELEELTGEVAGEGTPLLIAARHGHLDVVEYLVDRCGASVEAGGSVHFDGETIEGAPPLWAASAAGHLAVVRSLLRRGASVNRTTRTNSTPLRAACFDGHLEVVRYLVGEHQADLEVANRHGHTCLMISCYKGHREIARYLLEQGAQVNRRSAKGNTALHDCAESGSLEILQLLLGCHARMERDGYGMTPLLAASVTGHTNIVEYLIQEQPATQEALPGRERGGPGGAVQPQSGLRSRPEEPPSGESYESCCPTSREAAVEALELLGATYVDKKRDLLGAMKHWRRAMELRHQGGTYLPKPEPPQRVLAYDYCKEVNTAKELEALITDPDEMRMQALLIRERILGPSHPDTSYYIRYRGAVYADSGNFERCIHLWKYALDMQQNNLEPLSPMTASSFLSFAELFSYVLQDHAARVKGSVDTHIGFADLMGVLCKGVREVERALQLPKEPGESAQFTKALAIILHLLYLLEKVECTPEQEHLKHQTVYRLLKCAPRGKNGFTPLHMAVDKETQKVGRYPVGIFPSLQVVKVLLDCGADPDSRDFDNNTPLHIAAQNNCPAIMNALIEAGAHMDATNAFKKTAYELLDEKLLAKSTIQPFNYVTLQCLAARALDKNKIPYKGVIPEELEAFIELH; encoded by the coding sequence CGAGGTGGCGGGCGAGGGGACGCCGCTGCTCATCGCCGCGCGCCACGGCCACCTGGACGTGGTGGAGTACCTGGTGGACCGGTGCGGCGCGAGCGTGGAGGCGGGCGGCTCGGTGCACTTCGATGGCGAGACCATCGAGGGCGCGCCGCCGCTCTGGGCCGCCTCGGCCGCCGGTCACCTGGCCGTGGTGCGCAGCCTGCTGCGCCGGGGGGCGTCGGTGAACCGCACGACGCGCACCAACTCGACGCCCCTGCGCGCCGCCTGCTTCGACGGCCACCTGGAGGTGGTGCGCTACCTGGTGGGCGAGCACCAGGCCGACCTGGAGGTGGCCAACCGGCACGGCCACACGTGCCTCATGATCTCGTGCTACAAGGGTCATCGCGAGATCGCGCGTTACCTGCTGGAGCAGGGCGCGCAGGTGAACCGGCGCAGCGCCAAGGGCAACACGGCCCTGCACGACTGCGCCGAGTCCGGCAGCCTGGAGATCCTGCAGCTGCTGCTCGGCTGCCACGCGCGCATGGAGCGCGACGGCTACGGCATGACCCCGCTGCTGGCGGCCAGCGTCACGGGCCACACCAACATCGTGGAGTATCTCATCCAGGAGCAGCCGGCCACCCAGGAGGCGCTGCCGGGGCGCGAGCGAGGCGGGCCCGGTGGCGCGGTGCAGCCCCAGAGTGGCCTCCGCTCCCGCCCGGAGGAGCCTCCTAGCGGCGAGTCCTACGAGAGCTGCTGCCCCACCAGCCGCGAGGCCGCGGTGGAGGCCTTGGAGCTGCTGGGCGCCACCTACGTGGATAAGAAGCGGGATCTGCTGGGCGCCATGAAACACTGGAGACGGGCCATGGAGCTGCGGCACCAGGGGGGCACCTACCTGCCCAAACCGGAGCCCCCGCAGCGCGTCCTGGCCTACGACTACTGCAAGGAGGTGAACACCGCCAAGGAGCTGGAGGCGCTCATCACCGACCCTGACGAGATGCGGATGCAGGCCCTCTTGATCCGTGAGCGCATCCTGGGTCCCTCGCACCCGGACACGTCCTATTATATCCGGTACAGGGGTGCCGTGTACGCCGACTCGGGCAATTTCGAGCGCTGCATCCACCTGTGGAAGTACGCCCTGGACATGCAACAGAACAATCTGGAGCCCCTGAGCCCCATGACCGCCAGCAGCTTCCTGTCGTTCGCCGAGCTCTTCTCGTACGTGCTCCAGGACCACGCGGCCAGGGTCAAGGGCAGCGTGGACACGCACATCGGCTTTGCAGACCTCATGGGGGTGCTGTGCAAAGGGGTCCGGGAGGTGGAACGGGCCTTGCAGCTGCCCAAGGAGCCCGGGGAATCGGCCCAGTTCACCAAGGCCCTGGCCATCATCCTCCACCTGCTCTACCTGCTGGAGAAAGTCGAGTGCACGCCCGAGCAGGAGCATCTGAAGCACCAGACCGTGTACCGGCTGCTGAAGTGCGCCCCCCGCGGCAAGAACGGCTTCACCCCTCTGCACATGGCCGTGGACAAGGAGACCCAGAAGGTGGGCCGCTACCCGGTGGGCATATTCCCCTCCCTCCAGGTGGTCAAAGTGCTGCTCGACTGCGGGGCAGACCCGGACAGCAGGGACTTTGACAATAACACCCCGCTGCACATCGCGGCCCAGAACAACTGCCCGGCGATCATGAACGCCCTCATCGAAGCGGGGGCCCACATGGATGCCACCAACGCCTTCAAGAAGACGGCCTACGAGCTGCTGGACGAGAAGCTGCTGGCCAAGAGCACCATTCAGCCCTTCAACTATGTCACCCTGCAGTGCCTTGCCGCCCGCGCCCTGGACAAGAACAAGATCCCCTACAAGGGCGTCATCCCTGAGGAGCTGGAGGCCTTCATCGAGTTGCACTGA